From the genome of Ziziphus jujuba cultivar Dongzao chromosome 6, ASM3175591v1, one region includes:
- the LOC107414836 gene encoding LOW QUALITY PROTEIN: phospholipid scramblase family protein C343.06c (The sequence of the model RefSeq protein was modified relative to this genomic sequence to represent the inferred CDS: inserted 1 base in 1 codon) yields MKNSIRRRGRKMAKRGHHYDSQSSYLNSMDRLFSGASVAEENSNSFPKSKRVLKQPXLSQSITGYLEPESPEEAHVAPLLARSNLLITKDIEWANLVLVSEQENLYAIVAVCYPESPVGFIHGQSNVIARQLLRLRSPFVAFITDGMGNEVFRVCRPFWWITSSIYAEINGKEVGVVHKRWHLWRRIYDLYCGNKQFAVVENPGFWNWTFTLKDIDGNVLAEIDRDWRGFCFEIFTDAGQSMIRFGSSDSSSKTGPAREIEELEVARPLILSERAVCVALALSLDNDYFSRHGGW; encoded by the exons ATGAAGAATTCTATAAGGAGAAGAGGAAGGAAAATGGCTAAACGTGGGCATCATTATGATAGTCAATCATCATACCTCAATTCGATGGACAGATTGTTTTCAGGTGCATCTGTTGCTGAAGAAAATTCGAATTCTTTTCCAAAGAGTAAAAGGGTTCTGAAGCAGC CTCTAAGTCAATCTATTACAGGTTATCTAGAGCCTGAATCTCCAGAAGAG GCCCATGTAGCACCTCTTCTTGCTAGATCAAATTTGCTGATTACTAAAGATATTGAGTGGGCAAATCTTGTTCTCGTTTCTGAGCAG GAAAACCTGTATGCAATTGTAGCTGTGTGCTACCCTGAGTCA CCTGTAGGTTTTATTCATGGGCAGAGCAATGTCATAGCTAGACAG TTGCTTCGTCTAAGGAGCCCTTTTGTTGCTTTCATAACTGATGGCATGGGCAATGAGGTTTTCAGG GTTTGCAGACCTTTCTGGTGGATAACCAGTTCAATATATGCAGAGATCAATGGTAAG GAAGTTGGTGTGGTTCACAAACGATGGCATCTTTGGAGGAGGATTTATGATTTGT attgcGGGAATAAGCAGTTTGCAGTGGTCGAAAATCCTGGTTTTTGGAATTGGACTTTTACTTTGAAGGACATTGATGGGAATGTGCTGGCTGAGATAGATCGTGACTGGAGAGGTTTTTGCTTTGAG ATATTTACTGATGCTGGTCAATCCATGATTCGATTTGGGAGTTCAGATTcaagctccaaaactggccctgCTAGAGAG ATTGAAGAGTTGGAGGTTGCTCGTCCATTGATTCTATCAGAGAGAGCTGTTTGTGTTGCTCTTGCTCTATCACTGGACAATGACTATTTCTCAAGGCATGGTGGCTGGTAA
- the LOC107435752 gene encoding gluconokinase-like → MLKIGMLNRFISCDWSFTMASASEGMAVVIMGVSGAGKTTIGELLAKETNCKFIDADDFHPVLNKEKMCNGIPLSDEDRIPWLEMLQDALKESIENKKTVILGCSALQKRYREILRSGDPNYELASYASVVKFVLLDAYAEVLAARLEKRVAEGKHFMPATLLQSQLDLLQIDDCEGILKVDATLSPQVIVKTIQDLIFKVK, encoded by the exons ATGTTGAAAATTGGTATGCTCAATAGATTTATTTCATGTGATTGGTCCTTCACCATGGCTTCCGCTTCCGAAG GGATGGCTGTAGTGATCATGGGTGTCAGTGGTGCTGGAAAAAC CACAATAGGTGAGTTGCTAGCAAAAGAGACAAATTGTAAGTTTATTGACGCAGATGATTTCCATCCCGTATTAAACAAAG AAAAGATGTGCAATGGGATCCCTCTTTCAGATGAAGACCGGATTCCTTGGCTTGAAATGCTTCAGGATGCCTTAAAAGAGAGCatcgaaaacaaaaaaactgtaATTCTTGGATGTTCAGCTCTGCAGAAACGGTACAGAGAAATTCTAAGATCTGGCGACCCTAATTATGAACTTGCAAGCTATGCCAGTGTTGTGAAGTTTGTTCTCTTGGATGCTTATGCTGAGGTGCTTGCCGCTCGGCTAGAGAAGAGAGTTGCAGAAGGGAAACATTTCATGCCGGCCACACTTTTGCAATCTCAGTTAGATTTGCTTCAGATCGATGATTGTGAAGGAATACTGAAGGTTGATGCTACTCTAAGTCCTCAGGTCATAGTTAAGACTATAcaagatttaatttttaaagtcaAATAG
- the LOC107435746 gene encoding probable LRR receptor-like serine/threonine-protein kinase At4g36180 — translation MALSFTAFMNLFFTILLAQATINLSSESSSDDVVCIESERRALLSFKQDLVDPFNRLLSWNASHKNCCKWAGILLGLKHLSYLDLSYNYFGGTQIPIFMGSLVSLTYLDLTNAGFKGLIPPQLGNLSSLTHLGLQGQFYRYDQPAALYAENLHWLSGLSSLQHLDMSHVNLSKALDHWLQVINRLSSLSELQLYGCEISHIIPNNSVLSLSVLDISSNNFNSFIPGWIFNMNSLVYLDLSYNRFVDPFPNSCCWNLTSLRGLKVAYNQMNSSLAIWLSGLSSLVALDLSGNSLQGPLPSSNRNSTALRYHELGACELNSTIFSGFLYDLGRLEYLGLNRNNIEGVISSAFQNLTSLVHLKMSGNSLEGEIPTFMGNLASLVYLELSYNSLEGEIPSSLGNLTSIVRLYFVNNSLEGEIPSTLANLCNLEEIDLSDNKFGGKVLNAFDSLSSGCLSNSLRSIDLSGNSYSALQVLDVGRNQLNGSLPESLSGLSNLHGLDITWNHLEGVVTQLHFANLTSLSVLIASGNSLNLRLQIMDFADNNLSGIVPKCFINFKAMATKQVSGNFLKGRIPDSIGNMVWLESLDFARNQLSGVIPPSLSSLTFLSYLNLSYNNLSGKIPLSTQLQSFDASSFIGNELCEQSLYNICDEDQSKPTINSGEQKADDRDEVGRWFHLGIGTGFGIGFFGVIAPLVFSTTWRHAYFGFFGYLWCKILYEYNCLWL, via the exons ATGGCTTTGTCATTTACAGCTTTTATGAACCTCTTCTTTACAATTTTACTCGCACAAGCTACCATTAATTTGAGTTCTGAAAGCAGCAGTGATGATGTAGTATGCATTGAGAGTGAGAGAAGAGCATTGTTGAGTTTCAAGCAAGATCTTGTTGATCCTTTCAACAGGCTTTTGTCTTGGAACGCTTCTCATAAGAACTGCTGCAAATGGGCTGGAATT TtgcttggtttgaagcatctgAGTTACCTAGACCTCAGCTACAATTATTTTGGAGGGACTCAAATTCCCATCTTCATGGGTTCACTTGTGAGTTTAACATATCTTGACCTCACAAATGCTGGCTTTAAGGGACTAATACCTCCCCAACTTGGAAACCTCTCGAGTTTGACTCATCTTGGTCTTCAAGGTCAATTTTATCGGTATGATCAGCCTGCAGCTTTATATGCTGAGAATCTTCATTGGCTTTCTGGTCTTTCTTCGCTACAACACTTGGATATGAGCCACGTGAATCTTAGTAAAGCGTTAGACCATTGGTTGCAGGTAATAAACAGGCTCTCTTCTTTGTCAGAACTGCAGTTGTACGGCTGTGAGATTTCTCATATTATTCCTAATAATTCTGTGTTATCCCTTTCCGTCCTTGACATTTCATCGAACaattttaattctttcataCCGGGATGGATTTTCAACATGAACAGTTTAGTGTATCTTGATCTAAGCTACAACAGATTTGTAGACCCATTTCCCAATAGTTGTTGTTGGAATTTAACTTCCCTGAGAGGCCTTAAAGTTGCTTATAACCAGATGAATTCTTCTTTGGCCATTTGGTTATCTGGTCTGAGTAGTCTAGTGGCTCTTGATCTAAGTGGTAACTCTCTACAAGGTCCACTTCCAAGCAGCAACCGAAACTCGACTGCTCTTAGATACCATGAGCTGGGTGCATGTGAACTAAATTCAACCATTTTCAGTGGCTTTTTGTACGATTTGGGCAGACTTGAATACCTCGGCCTTAATCGGAATAATATAGAGGGTGTAATCTCAAGTGCGTTTCAAAATCTTACGTCACTTGTTCATCTTAAGATGTCTGGTAATTCACTGGAAGGGGAAATCCCTACATTTATGGGAAATCTTGCGTCACTCGTTTATCTTGAATTGTCCTATAATTCACTTGAAGGAGAAATACCTTCATCTTTGGGAAATCTGACGTCAATTGTTCGTCTTTACTTCGTCAATAATTCACTTGAAGGGGAAATACCTTCAACGTTGGCAAATCTTTGTAATCTGGAGGAAATTGATTTGAGTGATAACAAATTTGGTGGAAAGGTGTTAAATGCTTTTGACAGCTTGTCCTCAGGCTGCCTTTCGAATAGTTTGAGGTCAATCGACTTGAGTGGGAATTCCTATTCTG CTTTACAAGTTTTAGATGTCGGAAGAAACCAATTGAATGGATCTCTTCCAGAAAGCCTTAGTGGTCTCTCAAATTTACATGGTCTTGACATTACTTGGAATCATTTAGAAGGTGTTGTTACCCAACTTCACTTTGCAAATCTCACTAGTTTGTCGGTGTTAATTGCTTCTGGAAATTCATTGAATCTAAGA CTTCAAATCATGGATTTTGCTGACAACAATCTTTCTGGGATTGTACCAAAGTGTTTCATCAATTTTAAAGCCATGGCCACCAAACAAGTTTCAG GAAACTTCTTGAAAGGAAGAATTCCAGATAGCATTGGCAACATGGTGTGGTTGGAATCTCTTGATTTCGCAAGAAATCAACTTTCCGGTGTAATTCCTCCAAGCTTGTCAAGTTTAACTTTCTTAAGTTACTTGAACTTATCTTACAACAATTTGTCAGGAAAAATTCCATTAAGCACCCAACTCCAGAGTTTTGACGCTTCTAGTTTCATCGGCAATGAACTCTGTGAACAGTCACTTTATAACATCTGTGATGAAGACCAGTCAAAACCTACTATCAACAGTGGAGAACAGAAGGCTGATGATCGAGATGAAGTTGGCCGCTGGTTTCATTTGGGCATTGGAACAGGTTTTGGAATAGGATTCTTTGGTGTAATTGCTCCATTAGTCTTCTCCACAACCTGGAGGCATGCTTATTTTGGCTTTTTTGGTTACTTGTGGTGCAAAATTCTCTACGAGTACAATTGCCTTTGGCTTTGA